CTAGTCATTTCGAATAGATTTGGCTTGGGTTTTGTTGTTTTGACCTTTAACTTGAATGTTGATGTCATCATAGAGATTTATGCCTTAGTCATTGAGTACTTTCATGCAAAATACAGTACACATATACAACTTCATTGTGTTCtctaattttttcttctatgtGCATTTGTGTTATCATCGCTTTACAAGTCATTCCGAACATAAGGATAAATCTggctttgatttttttgtttaagtttTAGCTACAATTGATCCATGGTaggaatttatttttgtaattggtGCAATGGTCCAGAGTTACTCCATATAATTCGGTATGACGTGCAACATAACAATACACAAGTTCCTTGTAAATATTTGTTTCATTATTGGTTGGTCGTAATTTCTAAATGATTTCTACATAGACTAGGGATTGTGATGGACACATGAAGCAGTTTTTCTTGTGGAAGTTGCTGCACTGCCAAAGTTGTCATCTTTGCCTTGGTGTCATCTTGAGTTGGGTGCTGAAAATAGTTTCCCATAGATTAGAAGAGTATGAAATTTCTGTGCATCAGATGCAGTATTAGGGGATTAAGCAAGTGTCTGATTTGTTTTATAACAGAGTTATATCTTATTTTTCCATAGCAATCTGGATTATACTTTTGATTGGAACTTGGGCTGagtttttatcttattttcctTGCAGAATCATTGTTGTCCTTAACATGGAAACTATTATACCTGAATGTGAAATAATTGGGAACCCGAAAGTGATTGTAGAATCTGATTTAGGAGCTCAGAAAACTATATCTAACAATGGTAACTTGAGTGCTCAAAGATCTGCCCTAGCAAGCTTTGctaacataaaaaatttgagtgcccaaaattcaaataatagCATGAAGAACTATCCACCTGCAATTCAACCTGCATATCAACCTCCTCCAAATTACAAAAGCCATGGGGCAATCATGAAGAATGAAGCACCCGCCCGCATTATTCCAATTGTAGCATTGAATCCCTATCAGGGTCGGTGGGCTATTAAGGCTAGAGTGACTGCAAAGGGGGATTTACGCCGCTATAATAATTCTAGAGGAGATGGCAAGGTCTTCTTCTTTGATCTTCTTGACTCTGATGGGGGTGAAATACGTGTGACTTGTTTTAATGCTGTTGTTGATCGCTTTTATGACAAAATTGAAGCTGGAAAAGTATACATGATATCAAAAGGCAGCTTAAAACCTGCTCAGAAGAACTTCAACCATCTGAAGAATGAATGGGAAATATTTTTGGAGACAACTTCAACTGTAGATCTATGTCCAGATGAAGATGCCTCTATACCAAGACAGCAGTTCTCATTTAGACCTATTTGTGAAATTGAAAGTGCAGAAAATAATTCAATCATAGATGTGATTGGAATTGTGACAGCAGTCAATCCTTCTGTTCTTATCCTGAGAAAGAATGGAACGGAAACTCAAAGAAGAATCTTGAATCTAAAGGATCAATCTGGGCGAAGTGTTGAGCTGACCTTATGGGGAGATTTCTGTAACAGGGAAGGTCAAAACCTGCAAGAACTGGCAGAAGCTGGGGTCTCCCCTATTTTAGCTGTTAAAGCTGCAAAAGTTAGTGACTTCATTGGGAAATCAATTGTAACCATTTCGTCCACACACCTGTTCATAAATCCAGATTCCGCAGAGGCTCAGACTCTTAGAGAGTGGTTTGATCAGGGGGGGAAAGACATTGCTTCTCAATCTATATCTAGGGACAACATGCC
This DNA window, taken from Solanum lycopersicum chromosome 5, SLM_r2.1, encodes the following:
- the LOC101259439 gene encoding replication protein A 70 kDa DNA-binding subunit A, with translation MPVNLTANAISAINAGDVNSKPVVQVLNIKLIGTTQERYRLTLSDSESTQQAMLATQLNDRVKTGRVRKTSVVQLIEYICSTVQNRKIIVVLNMETIIPECEIIGNPKVIVESDLGAQKTISNNGNLSAQRSALASFANIKNLSAQNSNNSMKNYPPAIQPAYQPPPNYKSHGAIMKNEAPARIIPIVALNPYQGRWAIKARVTAKGDLRRYNNSRGDGKVFFFDLLDSDGGEIRVTCFNAVVDRFYDKIEAGKVYMISKGSLKPAQKNFNHLKNEWEIFLETTSTVDLCPDEDASIPRQQFSFRPICEIESAENNSIIDVIGIVTAVNPSVLILRKNGTETQRRILNLKDQSGRSVELTLWGDFCNREGQNLQELAEAGVSPILAVKAAKVSDFIGKSIVTISSTHLFINPDSAEAQTLREWFDQGGKDIASQSISRDNMPVGSKNEIRKTVFQIKDEGLGRSDKPDWLTVKATITFIKTDTFCYTACPLMIGDRQCNKKVTRSENSKWQCDRCNQEFEECDYRYLLQAQIQDHTGLTWVTTFQESGEEILGCPAKELYMMKYEEADDTRFSEIIRNCLFTQFLFRLKIKEEFYGDEHRVKITVVKAEKVNHSAESRYLIDLISKNSVFFEQRKP